The proteins below come from a single Drosophila kikkawai strain 14028-0561.14 chromosome 3R, DkikHiC1v2, whole genome shotgun sequence genomic window:
- the omd gene encoding integrator complex subunit 5: MLRQNLLDQLKHFIETVSNGHSNPQLLTNPSLIKLALGFLEELPATRDIVFEYFALLAEISVQLYVSPEMADPKTGMPVSQVKQAGNRQQQARAPDYESFNIVKTALQSLVWKGPPAWSPLIANWSLELVAKLSDKYTQRRMTITASCNYWLECSAMHGLMTLINSCFRKLTQPEEEACVEIMLNAFHRFPMTFDWIVARLGGCFPYKIIMQILQCGIKRFVDDYRCHLDSEAGILDYMTSCHEQHLRAAFREMLREGFAPKKSLDVAVVPFLLITTNYSDAILQSLVNVLVEIYSEDMSEVIVQKSPLWLSNKMFADMQPTLNNAVLRLNEHGATLLITAARLAEKFTWCQDFLDNSMQELEQWVLNQRNFPLLADLAYEETKYMLWKSCLSTNLFEQQTAVRLLLVVSSQHPHIYYQTISQLLRKSYAQNPNGIGALIRLLGGQSGMVNFPGFTPGFKMVLEDITLHVQVNSRLPVPPGTPTEAFNTFSNLNILAKMHKSKNVAPYIKAQQLNQALNECLPKIIQIFDCTVNKLVLKMDRDAAEHSAQKFKAQQSNNNNNNSNDMCNGKEYGKRPKLEAGESKVEDEDATRMRLAHLIVDLLNNIEAGSRTNVLRTPMVLKLAVLSVKYFFVGLTERTVIRRAAASHRSYNLLQRQCSARKIARTICLRELVEGALFYHGHLLGQLEEYELDELKIPEQELLILQNLHTSSGANSNRSVLHSGIIGRGLRPVLPSNERSCDAEKQALYLKALNACCADLEKPNNVEGYSLVSLLLVELVSTDVMYNGLPFPDEEFTKVTMERDMQIRRAFITSPVLWAVLGLIAAHRPALCYSSVLLRALCATCLHHWRGKNVNKYQPTSANDELMLCTKKMLQLLAMSQLIPPPLTNLHLIIDHFESAEIALLLRECIWNYLKDHVPSPALFHVDNNGLHWRNTNTPMARVPPQYVDTLRHLMQRKLSTLGHHYHQMFIMGELMAGQSEPDPTARLEIVELD; encoded by the exons ATGCTGCGCCAGAATCTGTTGGATCAGCTCAAGCACTTTATAGAAACAGTGAGCAATGGCCACAGCAATCCCCAGCTGCTCACCAATCCCAGTCTCATCAAGCTAGC GTTGGGCTTTCTGGAGGAGCTGCCTGCCACGCGGGACATTGTATTTGAGTACTTCGCCTTGCTAGCGGAGATCAGCGTTCAGCTGTATGTGTCGCCAGAGATGGCGGATCCGAAGACCGGGATGCCGGTGTCGCAGGTGAAGCAGGCCGGGAACCGGCAGCAACAGGCGCGTGCTCCGGATTACGAGAGCTTCAACATCGTAAAGACGGCGCTGCAGAGCTTGGTGTGGAAGGGCCCACCGGCCTGGTCGCCGCTCATTGCCAACTGGAGCCTGGAGCTGGTGGCAAAGCTCTCGGACAAGTACACCCAGCGACGTATGACCATCACGGCCAGCTGCAACTACTGGCTGGAGTGCAGCGCCATGCACGGTCTGATGACCCTCATCAACAGTTGTTTCCGCAAGCTGACCcagccggaggaggaggcctGTGTGGAAATCATGCTAAACGCCTTTCATCGTTTCCCCATGACCTTTGACTGGATTGTGGCCAGGCTGGGCGGCTGCTTTCCCTACAAGATCATCATGCAGATCCTGCAGTGTGGCATTAAGCGATTCGTGGATGATTACCGGTGTCATCTTGACTCTGAAGCGGGTATCCTGGACTACATGACCTCATGCCACGAGCAGCACCTTAGGGCTGCCTTCCGAGAGATGCTAAGGGAGGGATTTGCGCCCAAGAAGTCACTTGATGTGGCTGTAGTTCCGTTCCTGCTGATCACCACCAACTATTCGGATGCGATTCTCCAGAGCTTGGTCAATGTTCTTGTGGAAATTT aCTCGGAGGACATGAGCGAGGTAATTGTGCAAAAGTCGCCGCTCTGGCTGAGCAACAAGATGTTCGCCGACATGCAGCCCACACTTAACAACGCCGTCCTAAGGCTGAACGAGCATGGAGCCACGCTGCTTATCACGGCCGCCAGGTTGGCCGAGAAATTTACTTGGTGCCAGGATTTTCTAGACAACTCCATGCAAGAGCTGGAGCAGTGGGTGCTCAACCAGCGCAATTTCCCGCTGCTGGCGGACCTGGCCTATGAGGAAACCAAGTACATGCTCTGGAAAAGCTGCCTCAGCACCAATCTCTTTGAGCAGCAGACGGCAGTTCGATTGCTGCTGGTGGTCT CCTCCCAGCATCCTCACATATACTACCAAACCATATCGCAACTGCTAAGGAAATCGTATGCCCAGAATCCCAATGGTATTGGTGCTCTTATCCGTCTGCTGGGTGGCCAAAGTGGCATGGTCAACTTTCCTGGATTTACCCCAGGCTTCAAAATGGTCCTGGAGGACATTACTTTACATGTGCAGGTTAACAGTCGCTTGCCAGTGCCACCGGGCACACCAACAGAGGCATTCAACACGTTCTCCAACCTCAACATACTGGCCAA GATGCACAAGAGCAAGAATGTGGCTCCCTATATCAAGGCGCAGCAACTTAATCAGGCTCTCAATGAATGTCTGCCCAAAATCATTCAAATCTTTGATTGTACCGTCAATAAATTGGTTCTCAAAATGGACAGGGATGCGGCCGAGCATAGTGCCCAGAAATTTAAAGCGCAACaatcaaacaataacaacaacaacagcaatgaCATGTGCAATGGCAAGGAATACGGCAAGCGACCAAAGCTGGAAGCAGGCGAGAGTAAGGTAGAGGATGAGGACGCCACCCGTATGCGTTTGGCTCATCTAATTGTGGATTTACTAAACAACATTGAGGCGGGCAGCCGCACGAATGTGCTGCGGACTCCCATGGTTCTAAAGCTAGCCGTCCTCAGTGTAAAGTACTTTTTTGTGGGGCTCACTGAGAGGA CTGTAATCCGCCGTGCTGCAGCCTCGCATCGCTCTTATAACCTGCTGCAGCGCCAGTGTTCTGCTCGTAAGATTGCTCGAACTATTTGCCTGCGTGAACTTGTGGAAGGTGCCCTCTTCTATCACGGTCACCTGCTGGGCCAGCTTGAGGAATACGAACTGGATGAGTTGAAGATACCAGAGCAAGAGCTGCTCATCCTGCAAAACCTGCACACTAGCTCCGGCGCCAACTCCAATCGATCTGTGCTGCATTCCGGTATTATTGGGCGTGGTTTAAGACCTGTCCTGCCCTCCAACGAGCGAAGCTGCGATGCGGAAAAGCAGGCTCTATATCTAAAGGCATTGAATGCCTGCTGTGCGGATTTGGAGAAGCCGAATAACGTGGAGGGCTACTCGTTGGtctcgctgctgctggtcgAGCTGGTCTCCACGGATGTCATGTACAATGGTCTGCCCTTTCCGGACGAGGAGTTCACCAAGGTCACCATGGAGCGGGACATGCAAATTCGGAGAGCGTTCATCACCTCCCCCGTGCTGTGGGCGGTGTTGGGATTGATAGCAGCCCACAGGCCGGCCCTCTGCTACTCCTCAGTGCTGCTAAGGGCACTCTGCGCCACCTGTCTGCATCACTGGCGGGGTAAAAATG TGAATAAATACCAGCCCACATCGGCCAACGATGAACTGATGCTCTGCACCAAGAagatgctgcagctgctggccaTGAGCCAACTAATACCACCGCCACTGACCAACCTGCATCTCATTATCGATCACTTTGAGTCGGCAGAG ATTGCCCTACTGCTGCGCGAGTGCATCTGGAACTACCTTAAGGATCACGTGCCCTCGCCGGCTCTGTTCCATGTGGACAACAATGGCCTGCACTGGCGGAATACAAACACGCCGATGGCCAGAGTGCCGCCCCAGTATGTGGACACGCTGCGTCACCTGATGCAACGGAAACTGTCCACGCTGGGCCACCACTACCACCAGATGTTTATCATGGGCGAGCTGATGGCAGGGCAATCCGAGCCGGATCCCACGGCCCGGCTGGAGATCGTGGAACTAGATtaa
- the LOC108074061 gene encoding uncharacterized protein — MQGLKRPRTKHTRSFVYEEKVLLIQQVHSRPILWDIRDKRHFDGFYLKRAWESVAAALNKDFISCKTAWKSLRDSHRYYCRTTKKNGVDSEWRFASHLAFLPKDVRERARPRTTFNPVAREDSESTQDEPYEYEEAGSRLETDISCLTEDAKDLDKYLSNWTEDMYSSIGKSKEKREELSPLKEVEHQQKTAFSRPIFAYWESLLNKMSPEDSDAAEQRMTQTLWAEIAATKHNNGL, encoded by the exons atgcaagGACTAAAAAGGCCACGCACAAAACATACTCGATCGTTCGTATATGAAGAAAAGGTCCTGTTAATCCAGCAGGTTCATTCTCGGCCCATTTTGTGGGACATAAGAGACAAAAGACATTTCGATGGATTCTATTTAAAAAGGGCTTGGGAGAGCGTAGCTGCGGCCCTAAATAAAGACT TCATTAGTTGCAAAACAGCCTGGAAGTCGTTGCGGGACAGCCACAGATATTACTGCAGAACAACGAAAAAGAACGGAGTCGACAGCGAGTGGCGGTTTGCCTCCCACTTGGCTTTCTTGCCCAAGGATGTGAGAGAGAGGGC GAGACCAAGAACCACATTCAATCCCGTTGCGAGGGAAGACAGCGAATCCACGCAGGATGAACCTTATGAGTACGAAGAGGCGGGCTCCCGATTGGAAACAGATATAAGTTGCTTAACTGAGGATGCCAAGGACCTGGACAAGTATCTCTCTAATTGGACCGAAGATATGTACTCATCC ATTggaaaaagcaaagaaaaaagagaagaattGTCACCGTTAAAAGAGGTGGAACATCAGCAAAAGACTGCTTTTTCCAGACCAATTTTCGCTTACTGGGAGTCCTTACTTAACAAAATGTCCCCTGAGGATTCGGATGCAGCCGAACAAAGGATGACACAGACGCTGTGGGCCGAAATTGCGGCAACAAAGCATAATAATGgcctttaa
- the Elovl7 gene encoding very long chain fatty acid elongase 7 isoform X2 — MEYLTNFYDGWRDLMDNKSDPRTRDYPLMSSPFPTIAISLTYAYIVKVLGPKLMENRKPFELRKVLIVYNALQVVFSAWLFYESCLGGWLNGYNFRCEPVDYSYSPKAIRTAEGCWWYYFSKFTEFFDTFFFVMRKRYDQVSTLHVIHHGIMPVSVWWGVKFTPGGHSTFFGFLNTFVHIIMYAYYMLAAMGPKVQRYLWWKKYLTVLQMIQFVLVMVHSFQLFFKNDCNYPIGFAYFIGAHAVMFYFLFSNFYKRAYVKREGKDKSAVKANGHANGHAKALKDGDVTTTPTRNGQANGFHNTFSKFTTEMCNPALNSQSTARQRVVVNAGNK, encoded by the exons ATG GAGTACCTCACAAACTTCTACGATGGCTGGCGGGATCTGATGGACAACAAATCGGATCCGCGAACACGAGACTACCCGCTCATGAGCTCACCGTTCCCCACGATAGCCATCAGCTTGACATACGCGTACATTGTGAAG GTACTCGGCCCGAAGCTCATGGAAAACAGAAAGCCCTTCGAGCTGCGCAAAGTCTTGATCGTCTACAATGCGTTGCAGGTTGTCTTCAGTGCCTGGCTCTTTTACGAG TCCTGCTTGGGTGGATGGCTGAATGGCTATAACTTTAGATGCGAACCCGTTGATTATTCCTACTCGCCCAAAGCGATACGT ACCGCCGAGGGCTGCTGGTGGTACTACTTCTCCAAGTTCACCGAGTTCTTCGACACCTTCTTCTTTGTGATGCGCAAGCGATATGACCAGGTGTCCACCCTGCATGTGATCCATCACGGCATCATGCCTGTGTCCGTTTGGTGGGGCGTCAAGTTCACGCCCGGCGGCCACTCGACCTTCTTTGGCTTCCTGAACACCTTCGTGCACATCATCATGTACGCCTACTACATGCTGGCCGCCATGGGTCCCAAGGTGCAGCGCTATCTCTGGTGGAAGAAGTACCTCACTGTGCTGCAGATGATCCAGTTTGTCCTGGTGATGGTGCACTCCTTCCAGCTGTTCTTCAAGAACGACTGCAACTACCCGATTGGCTTTGCCTACTTCATCGGCGCCCATGCGGTGATGTTCTACTTCCTTTTCTCCAACTTCTACAAGAGGGCCTATGTGAAGCGCGAGGGCAAG GACAAATCGGCGGTCAAGGCAAACGGACATGCCAATGGACATGCCAAGGCCCTCAAGGATGGCGATGTGACGACGACGCCCACCCGCAATGGCCAGGCGAATGGCTTCCACAACACCTTCTCCAAGTTCACCACGGAGATGTGCAATCCGGCTCTGAACTCCCAATCTACGGCGAGACAGCGCGTCGTCGTGAACGCCGGCAACAAGTGA
- the Elovl7 gene encoding very long chain fatty acid elongase 7 isoform X1 has protein sequence MTIFMDSYRAAIEEYLTNFYDGWRDLMDNKSDPRTRDYPLMSSPFPTIAISLTYAYIVKVLGPKLMENRKPFELRKVLIVYNALQVVFSAWLFYESCLGGWLNGYNFRCEPVDYSYSPKAIRTAEGCWWYYFSKFTEFFDTFFFVMRKRYDQVSTLHVIHHGIMPVSVWWGVKFTPGGHSTFFGFLNTFVHIIMYAYYMLAAMGPKVQRYLWWKKYLTVLQMIQFVLVMVHSFQLFFKNDCNYPIGFAYFIGAHAVMFYFLFSNFYKRAYVKREGKDKSAVKANGHANGHAKALKDGDVTTTPTRNGQANGFHNTFSKFTTEMCNPALNSQSTARQRVVVNAGNK, from the exons ATGACGATATTTATGGACTCTTATCGGGCTGCGATTGAA GAGTACCTCACAAACTTCTACGATGGCTGGCGGGATCTGATGGACAACAAATCGGATCCGCGAACACGAGACTACCCGCTCATGAGCTCACCGTTCCCCACGATAGCCATCAGCTTGACATACGCGTACATTGTGAAG GTACTCGGCCCGAAGCTCATGGAAAACAGAAAGCCCTTCGAGCTGCGCAAAGTCTTGATCGTCTACAATGCGTTGCAGGTTGTCTTCAGTGCCTGGCTCTTTTACGAG TCCTGCTTGGGTGGATGGCTGAATGGCTATAACTTTAGATGCGAACCCGTTGATTATTCCTACTCGCCCAAAGCGATACGT ACCGCCGAGGGCTGCTGGTGGTACTACTTCTCCAAGTTCACCGAGTTCTTCGACACCTTCTTCTTTGTGATGCGCAAGCGATATGACCAGGTGTCCACCCTGCATGTGATCCATCACGGCATCATGCCTGTGTCCGTTTGGTGGGGCGTCAAGTTCACGCCCGGCGGCCACTCGACCTTCTTTGGCTTCCTGAACACCTTCGTGCACATCATCATGTACGCCTACTACATGCTGGCCGCCATGGGTCCCAAGGTGCAGCGCTATCTCTGGTGGAAGAAGTACCTCACTGTGCTGCAGATGATCCAGTTTGTCCTGGTGATGGTGCACTCCTTCCAGCTGTTCTTCAAGAACGACTGCAACTACCCGATTGGCTTTGCCTACTTCATCGGCGCCCATGCGGTGATGTTCTACTTCCTTTTCTCCAACTTCTACAAGAGGGCCTATGTGAAGCGCGAGGGCAAG GACAAATCGGCGGTCAAGGCAAACGGACATGCCAATGGACATGCCAAGGCCCTCAAGGATGGCGATGTGACGACGACGCCCACCCGCAATGGCCAGGCGAATGGCTTCCACAACACCTTCTCCAAGTTCACCACGGAGATGTGCAATCCGGCTCTGAACTCCCAATCTACGGCGAGACAGCGCGTCGTCGTGAACGCCGGCAACAAGTGA
- the Os-C gene encoding antennal-specific protein OS-C isoform X2, giving the protein MGFHVGRQLLLSGFLLVLLQVLSQTQARPQDVITGEETEVVVKQEGGDGDDDDSSSEETVEDSEETRRRRREVDSDNLPSARAGIPVPILLQAVLPGSEATGDRFARSVNFLENLETAPEGFATEKNE; this is encoded by the exons ATGGGTTTCCATGTGGGACGACAGTTGCTGCTCTCGGGCTTCCTGCTGGTGCTACTCCAGGTGCTCAGCCAAACGCAGGCCAGGCCTCAG GATGTGATTACTGGCGAGGAAACGGAGGTGGTGGTAAAGCAAGAAGGCGGTGATGGAGATGACGATGACTCCTCCTCGGAGGAGACGGTAGAGGACTCGGAGGAAACCCGTCGACGACGACGCGAGGTGGACTCGGACAACCTTCCTTCGGCTCGGGCGGGCATTCCAG TCCCGATCCTGTTGCAAGCAGTACTACCGGGCTCGGAGGCCACCGGTGACCGTTTTGCCAGGTCCGTAAACTTCCTGGAGAACCTGGAGACCGCACCTGAAGGATTCGCCACTGAGAAGAATGAATAA
- the Os-C gene encoding antennal-specific protein OS-C isoform X3: MGFHVGRQLLLSGFLLVLLQVLSQTQARPQDVITGEETEVVVKQEGGDGDDDDSSSEETVEDSEETRRRRREVDSDNLPSARAGIPGEQVVPILLQAVLPGSEATGDRFARSVNFLENLETAPEGFATEKNE, translated from the exons ATGGGTTTCCATGTGGGACGACAGTTGCTGCTCTCGGGCTTCCTGCTGGTGCTACTCCAGGTGCTCAGCCAAACGCAGGCCAGGCCTCAG GATGTGATTACTGGCGAGGAAACGGAGGTGGTGGTAAAGCAAGAAGGCGGTGATGGAGATGACGATGACTCCTCCTCGGAGGAGACGGTAGAGGACTCGGAGGAAACCCGTCGACGACGACGCGAGGTGGACTCGGACAACCTTCCTTCGGCTCGGGCGGGCATTCCAG GAGAACAAGTAGTCCCGATCCTGTTGCAAGCAGTACTACCGGGCTCGGAGGCCACCGGTGACCGTTTTGCCAGGTCCGTAAACTTCCTGGAGAACCTGGAGACCGCACCTGAAGGATTCGCCACTGAGAAGAATGAATAA
- the Os-C gene encoding antennal-specific protein OS-C isoform X1, giving the protein MGFHVGRQLLLSGFLLVLLQVLSQTQARPQDVITGEETEVVVKQEGGDGDDDDSSSEETVEDSEETRRRRREVDSDNLPSARAGIPGLPDPATIIKIAELFQSVGEQVVPILLQAVLPGSEATGDRFARSVNFLENLETAPEGFATEKNE; this is encoded by the exons ATGGGTTTCCATGTGGGACGACAGTTGCTGCTCTCGGGCTTCCTGCTGGTGCTACTCCAGGTGCTCAGCCAAACGCAGGCCAGGCCTCAG GATGTGATTACTGGCGAGGAAACGGAGGTGGTGGTAAAGCAAGAAGGCGGTGATGGAGATGACGATGACTCCTCCTCGGAGGAGACGGTAGAGGACTCGGAGGAAACCCGTCGACGACGACGCGAGGTGGACTCGGACAACCTTCCTTCGGCTCGGGCGGGCATTCCAGGTTTGCCAGATCCGGCTACCATTATTAAGATCGCTGAGCTTTTTCAATCCGTAGGAGAACAAGTAGTCCCGATCCTGTTGCAAGCAGTACTACCGGGCTCGGAGGCCACCGGTGACCGTTTTGCCAGGTCCGTAAACTTCCTGGAGAACCTGGAGACCGCACCTGAAGGATTCGCCACTGAGAAGAATGAATAA
- the CD98hc gene encoding uncharacterized protein CD98hc translates to MVQDENGADEQMLNGAEDKLAERRDEVKFIKNDHQNGDAKIDIGPVNGGKPAFTGMSKEELMKYANDPFWVRLRWIFFVGFWAIWVGMLVGAVLIIIGAPKCAAPQPLAWYKRGPHAKFAQIEAAKPQDVQTAKKIHATGAIYELPAELTYSVKKPEVEEQIKRLVAQYVGSDTKVILDLTPNYVPKDSQLVQDAIADPEKRSALVWVSGKTSAPTKWLKVGGNRSAWEKLDDSYLLSQFEEGHYDLKMNSTIIRNEFGGVLRHLIGLGVQGIRLKNTKFFVLSDKLEEEEPSSVPKDFNLGEGDYGFYDHKQTTFPSGLGDVLYDYLSIVKNASDEAFLSVAEDVIQPQVYQLSDVPGANGIDLPMYGDFVKVLSKSKPEKSLKSNLENTLFQAGNDSWLQWNFADVFVDTPQDPSALAMFLSLLPGVPVVPVDAVEYTNVTEETYRQIEMLRKSASYMHGELTLFNADPLVAFSRIKSGNPGYFVIFNPTEVPQSSNFTGPADLPDKMTISYFSEHYNNHEDSVKVAHSAKVNLKELKVAPHSTIILTYVPVKAE, encoded by the exons ATGGTCCAGGATGAGAACGGAGCCGACGAGCAGATGCTCAACGGAGCGGAAGACAAGCTGGCGGAGCGCAGGGATGAGGTGAAGTTCATTAAGAACGATCACCAGAATGGCGATGCCAAAATCGATATTGGACCCGTGAACGGAGGCAAGCCT GCCTTCACTGGCATGAGCAAGGAGGAGCTCATGAAGTATGCCAACGATCCCTTCTGGGTGCGTTTGCGCTGGATCTTCTTTGTGGGCTTCTGGGCCATTTGGGTGGGCATGCTGGTGGGTGCCGTTCTGATCATCATCGGAGCCCCCAAGTGCGCTGCCCCCCAGCCTCTGGCCTGGTATAAGCGCGGACCGCATGCCAAGTTTGCCCAAATCGAGGCTGCCAAACCGCAAGATGTGCAAACAGCCAAGAAGATCCATGCCACAGGAGCCATCTACGAGTTGCCCGCCGAGCTGACATACAGCGTTAAGAAGCCCGAGGTTGAGGAGCAGATCAAGCGACTGGTGGCCCAGTATGTGGGCAGTGACACCAAGGTGATTCTCGATCTGACGCCCAACTATGTCCCCAAGGACTCACAGTTGGTGCAGGATGCCATTGCCGATCCGGAGAAGCGCTCTGCTTTGGTCTGGGTGAGCGGAAAGACCAGTGCTCCCACCAAGTGGCTGAAGGTGGGAGGCAATCGCAGCGCCTGGGAGAAGCTGGACGACAGCTACCTGCTTTCCCAGTTTGAGGAGGGTCACTACGACCTCAAGATGAACAGTACTATAATCAGGAACGAATTTGGTGGAGTCTTGCGCCACTTGATTGGCCTGGGCGTCCAGGGCATCCGTCTGAAGAATACCAAGTTCTTTGTGCTTTCCGACAAATTGGAGGAAGAGGAGCCATCGTCAGTGCCCAAGGACTTTAACCTGGGAGAGGGAGACTATGGATTCTACGACCACAAACAGACCACTTTCCCGTCCGGCCTGGGAGATGTCCTCTATGATTACCTGAGCATTGTAAAGAACGCCTCCGATGAGGCCTTCTTATCCGTGGCCGAGGATGTGATCCAGCCGCAGGTCTATCAATTGAGCGATGTGCCCGGAGCCAATGGCATTGATCTGCCCATGTACGGTGACTTTGTGAAGGTGCTCAGCAAGTCGAAGCCGGAGAAGTCGCTGAAGAGCAATCTCGAGAACACGTTGTTCCAGGCGGGCAACGACAGCTGGTTGCAATGGAACTTTGCAGACGTCTTTGTGGACACTCCACAGGATCCCTCTGCCCTGGCCATGTTCCTTTCCCTGCTGCCCGGTGTGCCAGTGGTTCCTGTGGATGCCGTAGAGTACACAAATGTGACTGAGGAGACCTACAGGCAGATTGAGATGCTGCGCAAATCGGCATCCTACATGCACGGCGAGCTGACCCTCTTCAATGCCGATCCTCTGGTGGCCTTCTCCAG AATCAAGTCTGGAAACCCCGGCTACTTTGTCATCTTCAATCCCACCGAGGTGCCGCAGTCGAGCAACTTCACCGGCCCGGCGGATCTGCCCGACAAGATGACCATCTCTTACTTTAGCGAGCACTACAACAACCACGAGGACTCCGTTAAGGTGGCCCACTCGGCCAAGGTGAATCTCAAGGAGCTCAAGGTGGCCCCGCACTCGACCATTATCCTTACCTATGTGCCAGTGAAGGCCGAGTAA